The genomic DNA TTCCAGATAATGAAAGCTGTAGCTCTAACTAAGAAAGTTTGAGGTCTCGGAAGGAGGGTTTATTATGTTAGAAATCGAAAAACCAAAAATTGAATGTATTGAGCGAAGCGAGGATAATAAGTACGGTAAATTTGTGGTGGAACCCTTGGAAAGGGGTTATGGCATCACGCTGGGCAATTCCCTCCGGAGAATCTTACTTTCATCTCTGCCCGGCGCAGCAGTTACATCAATCAAAATTGATGGGGTACTTCATGAGTTTTCTACAATACAAGGGGTTAGAGAAGATACCACTGATATAATTATTAATCTTAAGTCCTTGTCGGTTAAACTTTATTCTGATGAACCTGCAACCGTACGCATTGAGGCGGAAGGAGAAGGAGAAGTAACTGCTGGGGATATAATTACAGAAGCTGACGTAGAGATTTTAAACCCTGATCTGCACATTGCTACCTTAGATAAAGACGGTCGTCTTTATATGGATATAGTTATTGAAAAGGGTAGGGGATATGTGACATCTGAGAAAAACAAAAAGGAAGATCAGG from Bacillota bacterium LX-D includes the following:
- a CDS encoding DNA-directed RNA polymerase subunit alpha, giving the protein MLEIEKPKIECIERSEDNKYGKFVVEPLERGYGITLGNSLRRILLSSLPGAAVTSIKIDGVLHEFSTIQGVREDTTDIIINLKSLSVKLYSDEPATVRIEAEGEGEVTAGDIITEADVEILNPDLHIATLDKDGRLYMDIVIEKGRGYVTSEKNKKEDQVIGVIPVDSIFTPVPRVNYAVENTRVGQITDYDKLILEVWTDGSISPDEAVSSSAKILNDHLKLFIGLTETISDEVTMVEKEEEKKDKILDMTIEELDLSVRSYNCLKRAGINTVEELIQRSEEDMMKVRNLGRKSLEEVDQKLQALNLSLRKSDE